A window of Nocardia arthritidis genomic DNA:
GTGATTCGGTCCTGATCCTGTTCGAGCTGATCGATCACCGGTTTGCAGACATCCCGATCCTCCCTGGTGTAAACGTATTTCGCGAGAACATCGGTGTCCTCGCCCTGATAGGTGCCCGGCGCCACCACCGCGCCCGCCGCGCGATAGTAGTCGTACCAGCTGCTGATCGCGCCGATCGGCACGATCGCCTCCAGGCCGGGCACGCCGGTGGTGGCCACCGCATTGGGCAGGGTGCCGTTATAGGAGACGCCCATCATGCCGACCTTGCCGCTGGCCCAGTCGGCCGTCACCGGATTGCCCTGCTCGTCGTGCGCGTCGGCCCGGCCGTTGAGCCAATCGATCGGGGCGCGCGCGCCGACGGTCTCGTTGGTCGCACCCGAGGTGGGGCAGCCCGTCGACTTACCGGTGCCGAGCGATTCGCCGTACATCACGGCGAAGCCGCGGGACAGGAAGTAATCCTCGTACTGCCAATGGATCTGACCGTCGGAGAGGGTGATCCCGTTGGCCCGCAACTCCTCCGGCACCAGGTTCCGTACCGGGCCGGGCGGCTGGGCCCGCCGCGCCTCGGCGCCGTCCGGCGGCACATAGAGTTCGACATCGACGTTGTGGTTGGTGACATCATTGCCGCCCGAGAAATACGGGCTCGCTTGATACACCACCGGGAGCTTGCCGGTGGCCCCGGCCGGGCGCACGAGCTGGACGTGCACCTCGTCGTCCTTGCCGTCGCCATCGCTGTCCACCGGCGCGCGCACCCACAGATCCTGCCGGACCGTCGCACCGGGATCGAACACCGGCTGCGCCTCCCCGCCGGACACGGCCGGCCCCGCCGCGGGCGCCGCCGCCATCGCGGGAGCGCCGTACAGCAGCAGCACGGAAGCCGCCCCCATCAAGGCAATTCGCGGCAATCGACGCAGAATTCGGCCATCGAGTCTGCCGGAGCACCACCGGCTTTGCTGAATTCCCATGGAACACAATCCCTTTTGAGAATGGACAGGGTGATGCGGCGCGCGTCGACAGGTAATCGGCTGCGCGACAGGCAAACTCCGCAACGTCAGACTGCCGATTTGCCCGGTTCGCTGTCCAGGCCGGCACTGGGGATCGAAATTGGGGATCCCCATTTCGATTCCCCACTGGACAGCCCGTCCGGTCGGCGGGCAATCTGACCGGTACCGACAAGTCGACGAGTCTTCATGCGCCGCAGTTGATTACGGCGCTCAACAGCCGCGACCGAAGGAGTTGTGCCCGATGAGAATCCGCCGCTCGGCGTGCGGTGCGGTATCGAGATCGCGACAGCCAATCCTTTTGCCCGCGTTCGCGGTTGCGCTGAGTCTGATATCCGTCGACCCAGGCGTATTCGCCGCACCGGCGAACGCGGCGACGGACTTCTCGACCATCGTATTTCCGGATCAAAGCCATTCCGCCGTATACGATTTCATCGATTCGGCGACCAGCTCGATCGATATCACCATGTACGAGCTCCGCGACGACACCGCGGTCGGCGATCTGGTGCGCAAACAGCAGGCCGGAATCGCGGTTCGCGTCATCCTGGACGGCGCCCACCAATCCGTGAACAACGCCGCGTACACGACGCTGGCGAACGCCGGGGCCGCCGTCACCTGGTCCACATCGGCCTTCGTCTACACCCACCAGAAGACGATCACCGTCGACCACGGCCGGTCGCTGATCATGTCGGGCAATCTCGACTCGACCTATTACGCCGACGATCGCGACTACGGCGTCTTCGACGCCGACCGGGCCGACGTCGACGCCATCGAGCAGGTCTTCGACGCCGATTTCGCGCAGAATCCGGGCACGCCCTCCGATGGCGACAACCTGGTCTGGTCGCCGACCGACGCGGAATCCCGGCTACTCGGGCTGATCAACGGCGCACAGCACAGCCTGGATGTGGAGGAACTCGAATTCGGTGACAGCACACTGGTGAACGCCATCGCCGACGCCGCGCGGCGCGGCGTCACCGTCCGGGTCGTCGGTATGAATCCGGACAGCTACCGGGACCAGTTCGATCAGGTGCAGGCCGCGGGCGGACAGATCGTCACCTACTCCGCCAGCGGCGGCACCTACATCCACGCCAAGGCGATCGTCGCCGACTACGGCACCGCGACCGCGAAAGTCTTTGTCGGATCGGAGAATTTCTCCGACAACTCGCTGAACCACAATCGCGAACTCGGCCTCATCGTCGGCGACTCCGGTGTGCTGAGCACGGTCGAGAACACCTTCGCCACCGACTTCGCCAACGGGACGCCGTACTGAAATTCGTTGCGGCACTGCCTAAATGCGCTTGATCGTCGCAAGCCAAGCGGGCAGTCCGTCGACATTGAACGTCGCCCGGATCCGGTCCGGTTCGACGGCGGCGACCTTCCATCCATCGGCGAGACCGAATGCGGCGCTCAACTCCTCACGGGCGACCGGATGCGGGCCGAGCTCGGGACCGATATCGCTGAAGCACAACACATAAAGCGTGCCACCGCACTCGAGCACCGAACCCAAACTCGCCACGTACTTCCGCCGCTCATCGCGATCGAACGTGTGGAAAAGCCCGCAATCCAGCACCGTATCGAACCTGCGCCCCAACCGGTCCAGCCGGAACGCGTCGGCCACCGCGAACTCGGCCGCGATCCCCCGTTCCGCCGCCTTCTTCCTGGCGACGGCCACCGCCGTCTCCGCCACATCGACACCCAGCACCGGCAACCCCAGCGCGGCAACGCACAGCGCGTTCTCCCCCGTCCCGCACCCGGCATCCAACACCGCCCCCACAAACCCACCCTCACCCACCAACCGCGCTACCGCAGGCTGCGGTTCACCAATATCCCACGGCGCACCCCCGTCCCGATACGAGTCATCCCACGGCCGCCCCGCCGCCCGCTCATGGCTCGTCAGCCCCCGCCCACCGCCAGCATCTCCAGTCAATTCGGCCACCACCCCAGCCTGGCACGTTGATCAGCCCCCGCATGGTCATCCGCAGAAAATACCTTCAAAAACGCAGCCAACGGTTGCCTAATTGATTCCGCGCAGCCTGATTCGACTCGGCGATGCTCGCTATCGAGATGGCCCTTCATCAATTGCCGCGAGGGCAATGATCTTTCGTGCCACCGGTGTCAGATCGTGTGCCGGCAGCGGTGGAGGGATGTACCGGGCAGCGACAACGTCATCGTCGTTGCCGTCCGGCTCGAGTGTTCCGGTGGCCGCGGCGCGGAAGTAGTGCCGGGTGGATTCCCAGCCGGTTCCGGACTCGACGTCGAAGAAGTACTCGATGAATTGGCACAGCTCGATGGGTTGCCCGGTGATGTGGAGGCCGGTCTCTTCCCGGACTTCGCGAGTAAGCGCGTCGATCAGGTCTTCTCCTGGTTCGACACCGCCGCCGGGGAGGTCCCACTGTTCCTCGATTCGTGCGCTATCACGAACCAGCAGAACACCTTTGGCGTCATACAGCAGCGCGTACACCGACGTCCGTCGCACGATGTCGGAGCGATGGACGATATGAACCTCGCCGTTGATATCCCGACAGAGGTAGTGAACGGAGTCCGCCATAGGCGCTCGAACTACCGGAAGTAGGGCATGGGGTCTCTGGGCTTACCATCCACGCGAACTTCGAAATGCAACTTCGTCCCTGCCGTGAACCCGGTGTGCCCGGCATAGGCGACGAGTTGGCCTGCGTGCACCGTCTCGCCCTGCCGGACGACGATGCCGGAGGCGTGGGCGTAAAGGGTGGAAAGTGCGCCGTCGGACGACGCTCCGTGCCCGATGATCAAGTAGTTCCCGTAGCCGTTGGCAACGGCCTCCGTATGGACTTCCTCAACTTTTCCGTCACCGGCGGCATACACGGGGGCACCCTCCTGGGCTGCAAAGTCCACCCCGGAATGGAACACCGGCGAGGTCGTGCCAATGTGGTCGCTTTTCCCGAACTGCGACACCACTTCTCCGTTCACTGGACGCAGCAACGAGCCGGACTGCGCGTCGATCGGGACAGCCACCGGAGGCGCCGATTCACCGAGATGGGTGTCGCTCTCGAACGCGCCGGGCACAGCCCCCGCGTTGGCGGGTATACAGATGGCCAGGGCGAGGACCGCACCAGCGGTAACCACAGCGCTACCAAGGCCTTTGATAGTGGTGCCTTTCATCGGACCTACTCGCATATTCTTGGGCCGTGCCGCCAAACGCTTCGTCGGAGAGGCTGGGAGCAGCGGCGTGCGGACCAGTCGACGTCAACGCGGCCGATCGTACCAATCAGCGAGTTGACTTTCGCCGCAACAGATTTGCATCACCCACCATGGAGGAATCCGAATGAGAAATCCGATTCGGCTCTACATGTCGATGTCGCTCGACGGCTATATCGCGGGTCCGGACGATAGACCGGGTCAGGAGCTCGGGCGCGGCGGTGGGCGCCTTTTCAACTGGCTCGACGACCGGGAGTCCGACGGTCCGAGCGGACAGGTGTATCGCGAGGCGCTGGCGACCGGCGCGCTGATCTCCGGCCGCCGGACCTTCGAACTCGCCGGGCGTTGGCAGGGCGACCATCACGACGGTGTGCCGATCTTCGTCCTCACCCACCATGTGGATGACGGGGACGAGCCGATCGGCCACGAGCGATTCGTCACCGACGTCGAGGACTGCGCCCGTCAGGCTCGCGCGGCGGCCGGGGACCGGCCCGTTATGGTCCACGGGGCCGGCGCGTCCCAAGCGCTGCTCCGGGTCGGCCAGATCGACGAGATGGAGATCCACCTGGTTCCGGTCCTCCTCGGGGGCGGCCGACGACTGTTCGACAACCTCGGTGGCGATCCCATCGAACTCGATCTCGTCCGACGGCTCGAGGACCGAGATGTCACGCACCTTCGCTACCGGGTGCGCCGAACCGAGGAGGCCGCGTGAAGACGCTGTTCGTCTCCTACCGCGTCACCGACCTGAAACGCTCGCTCGACTTCTACACTGCCCTGGGCTACATCGAACTGGGCAGA
This region includes:
- a CDS encoding class I SAM-dependent methyltransferase produces the protein MTGDAGGGRGLTSHERAAGRPWDDSYRDGGAPWDIGEPQPAVARLVGEGGFVGAVLDAGCGTGENALCVAALGLPVLGVDVAETAVAVARKKAAERGIAAEFAVADAFRLDRLGRRFDTVLDCGLFHTFDRDERRKYVASLGSVLECGGTLYVLCFSDIGPELGPHPVAREELSAAFGLADGWKVAAVEPDRIRATFNVDGLPAWLATIKRI
- a CDS encoding phospholipase D-like domain-containing protein → MPAFAVALSLISVDPGVFAAPANAATDFSTIVFPDQSHSAVYDFIDSATSSIDITMYELRDDTAVGDLVRKQQAGIAVRVILDGAHQSVNNAAYTTLANAGAAVTWSTSAFVYTHQKTITVDHGRSLIMSGNLDSTYYADDRDYGVFDADRADVDAIEQVFDADFAQNPGTPSDGDNLVWSPTDAESRLLGLINGAQHSLDVEELEFGDSTLVNAIADAARRGVTVRVVGMNPDSYRDQFDQVQAAGGQIVTYSASGGTYIHAKAIVADYGTATAKVFVGSENFSDNSLNHNRELGLIVGDSGVLSTVENTFATDFANGTPY
- a CDS encoding M23 family metallopeptidase, with translation MKGTTIKGLGSAVVTAGAVLALAICIPANAGAVPGAFESDTHLGESAPPVAVPIDAQSGSLLRPVNGEVVSQFGKSDHIGTTSPVFHSGVDFAAQEGAPVYAAGDGKVEEVHTEAVANGYGNYLIIGHGASSDGALSTLYAHASGIVVRQGETVHAGQLVAYAGHTGFTAGTKLHFEVRVDGKPRDPMPYFR
- a CDS encoding NUDIX hydrolase, whose protein sequence is MADSVHYLCRDINGEVHIVHRSDIVRRTSVYALLYDAKGVLLVRDSARIEEQWDLPGGGVEPGEDLIDALTREVREETGLHITGQPIELCQFIEYFFDVESGTGWESTRHYFRAAATGTLEPDGNDDDVVAARYIPPPLPAHDLTPVARKIIALAAIDEGPSR
- a CDS encoding dihydrofolate reductase family protein, encoding MRNPIRLYMSMSLDGYIAGPDDRPGQELGRGGGRLFNWLDDRESDGPSGQVYREALATGALISGRRTFELAGRWQGDHHDGVPIFVLTHHVDDGDEPIGHERFVTDVEDCARQARAAAGDRPVMVHGAGASQALLRVGQIDEMEIHLVPVLLGGGRRLFDNLGGDPIELDLVRRLEDRDVTHLRYRVRRTEEAA